In Zygosaccharomyces rouxii strain CBS732 chromosome D complete sequence, one DNA window encodes the following:
- the YSH1 gene encoding cleavage polyadenylation factor subunit YSH1 (highly similar to uniprot|Q06224 Saccharomyces cerevisiae YLR277C YSH1 subunit of Polyadenylation factor I (PF I)) codes for MMEQPRNNSFKFFSLGGSNEVGRSSHMLQYKNKTVMLDAGVHPAYQGYASLPYYDEFDLSKVDILLISHFHVDHAASLPYVMQKTNFQGRVFMTHPTKAIYRWLLRDFVRVTSIGNSATGKDENLYTDEDLAESFDRIETIDYHSTVDVGGIKFTAYHAGHVLGAAMFQIEIAGLRVLFTGDYSRELDRHLNSAEIPPFPSDVLIVESTFGTATHEPRINRERKLTQLIHSTVTKGGRVLLPVFALGRAQELMLILDEYWSQHAEELGGGQVPIYYASNLARKCMSVFQTYVNMMNDDIRRKFRDSQTNPFVFKNISYLKNIDEFQDFGPSVMLASPGMLQNGLSREVLERWCPEGKNLVLITGYSVEGTMAKFLMLEPDTIPSINNPEITIPRRCQIEEISFAAHVDFQENLEFIEKISAPNIVLVHGESNPMGRLKSALLSNFASLKGTDQEVHVYNPRNCVEVNLEFKGIKVAKAVGNIVDEIQKGETTEVKRESPKVESLDGTENNGESDQEERELPNGGEEEEIVVSGILVSDEKNFDLNLVSLTDLREHHNKLSTTVLRERQTVHVDCKKELIYWHLCQMFGDIEVLEDPSNVTNMLKQEDSEVSNGSENKLVLQIMSDIKLTVVDNSATLEWTQGLISDAVADSVVAILMSVDSAPASVKLTSRSCDNHNHQNVEELIQQDPVWKIKQISKLFQEQFGDSFTLLMNKNGDFKKNDEDISGIITIGKNTARVNFSQLKIEECNSNPLKGRVEQILNMGIDLVAPLC; via the coding sequence ATGATGGAACAACCAAGGAATAATTCCTTTAAATTCTTCTCGTTAGGTGGTAGCAATGAAGTTGGTAGGTCAAGTCATATGCTACAGTATAAGAATAAAACCGTTATGCTAGATGCAGGTGTCCATCCTGCATATCAGGGATATGCATCATTACCATAttatgatgaatttgatctttctAAAGTTGACATTCTACTTATTTCACATTTCCACGTAGATCATGCAGCTTCACTGCCGTATGTTATGCAAAAGACCAATTTCCAAGGAAGAGTATTCATGACCCATCCTACCAAGGCCATTTACAGATGGTTATTAAGAGATTTCGTTAGAGTCACCAGTATAGGTAATTCTGCTACaggtaaagatgaaaatctttatactgatgaagatttagcAGAATCCTTTGACAGAATAGAAACCATAGATTATCATTCTACAGTTGATGTTGGTGGTATTAAATTTACAGCTTATCATGCTGGTCACGTCTTGGGTGCTGCTATgttccaaattgaaatcgCAGGATTACGAGTGCTTTTTACTGGTGACTATTCTCGTGAATTAGATCGTCATTTAAATTCTGCAGAAATTCCACCATTCCCCTCTGATGTACTTATTGTGGAGTCAACCTTTGGTACTGCAACACATGAACCTCGTATAAATCGTGAACGTAAATTGACCCAATTAATTCATTCAACAGTTACTAAAGGTGGTCGTGTTCTTTTACCAGTTTTCGCCCTAGGGAGGGCTCAGGAATTAATGTTAATTTTGGATGAATATTGGTCTCAACATGCAGAAGAATTAGGTGGTGGACAGGTACCGATTTACTATGCCTCTAATTTAGCAAGAAAATGTATGAGTGTTTTCCAAACTTATGTGAATATGATGAATGATGAcattagaagaaaattcagaGACTCTCAAACCAATCCAtttgttttcaaaaacatATCTTACCTCAAAAATATAGAcgaatttcaagattttgGTCCCAGTGTGATGCTAGCATCACCAGGTATGTTGCAGAATGGTCTTTCTAGAGAAGTTTTAGAAAGATGGTGCCCTGAAGGCAAAAACCTTGTACTTATAACAGGTTATTCTGTGGAGGGTACAATggctaaatttttaatgcTTGAACCTGATACGATTCCATCAATAAACAACCCGGAGATTACTATACCAAGAAGATGCCAAATCgaagaaatttcatttgCAGCCCATGTAgattttcaagaaaatctGGAATTTATAGAGAAGATCAGTGCACCAAATATCGTTCTTGTTCATGGTGAATCGAATCCTATGGGTCGTTTAAAATCCGCActtttatccaattttgcATCATTAAAGGGTACAGATCAAGAAGTTCATGTCTAtaatccaagaaattgtGTGGAGGTGAATTTAGAATTTAAGGGAATTAAAGTAGCCAAAGCTGTTGGTAAcattgttgatgaaataCAGAAAGGAGAAACAACAGAAGTAAAGAGGGAATCACCTAAAGTGGAAAGTTTAGATGGGACTGAGAATAATGGAGAATCCGATCaggaagaaagagaacTCCCTAATGGTGgcgaagaagaagaaattgttgtATCTGGAATTTTGGTCTCtgatgaaaagaattttgatttaaatttagTTTCTTTGACAGATTTAAGAGAACACCATAACAAATTGTCAACTACTGTTTTGAGAGAAAGACAAACAGTCCATGTGGACTGTAAAAAGGAACTAATATATTGGCATCTTTGTCAAATGTTCGGTGACATTGAAGTATTAGAAGATCCTTCCAATGTTACTAACATGCTCAAGCAAGAGGATTCTGAGGTTTCTAATGGCAGTGAAAATAAATTGGTACTTCAAATCATGAGTGACATTAAATTGACCGTTGTTGATAACTCGGCGACTTTAGAATGGACACAAGGTCTGATAAGTGATGCAGTTGCAGACTCAGTTGTAGCCATTCTAATGAGTGTTGATTCTGCACCTGCTAGTGTTAAATTGACAAGCCGATCTTGTGataatcataatcatcaaaatgtggaagaattaaTACAGCAGGACCCCGTATGGAAGATCAAACAAATATCCAAATTATTTCAAGAACAATTCGGTGATTCATTTACCCTTTTGATGAATAAGAACGGCGATTTTAAGAAGAATGATGAGGACATTAGCGGTATCATAACGATCGGGAAAAACACAGCTCGTGTTAATTTTTCCCAACTCAAAATAGAGGAGTGTAATTCTAATCCACTCAAGGGACGGGTCGAACAAATACTCAACATGGGTATTGATCTAGTGGCTCCGCTGTGCTAA
- the SMD2 gene encoding mRNA splicing protein SMD2 (highly similar to uniprot|Q06217 Saccharomyces cerevisiae YLR275W SMD2 U1 snRNP protein of the Sm class) — protein MSSVLADRPKSELTAEELEQLEEFEFKNGPLSLINDSVTTKNPVIISLRNNHKIIARVKAFDRHCNMILENVKELWTEKKGKRVVNKERFISKLFLRGDSVIVILKAPVQ, from the coding sequence ATGAGTTCTGTACTGGCAGACCGTCCTAAATCAGAGCTAACAGCAGAAGAGTTAGAGCAGTTAGAAGAgtttgaatttaaaaatggtCCACTTTCTCTTATAAATGATTCTGTAACTACAAAGAATCCAGTGATCATTTCACTGAGGAATAATCACAAGATTATTGCAAGAGTAAAAGCATTTGATAGGCATTGTAATATGATTTTAGAAAATGTAAAGGAATTATGGACTGAAAAAAAGGGTAAAAGAGTCGTCAATAAGGAAAGATTTATTAGTAAACTTTTCCTTAGAGGGGATTCTGTAATTGTTATATTAAAGGCACCGGTtcaataa
- the MCM5 gene encoding MCM DNA helicase complex subunit MCM5 (highly similar to uniprot|P29496 Saccharomyces cerevisiae YLR274W CDC46 Component of the hexameric MCM complex which is important for priming origins of DNA replication in G1 and becomes an active ATP-dependent helicase that promotes DNA melting and elongation when activated by Cdc7p-Dbf4p in S-phase), producing the protein MSFDRPEVYSAPVLQGDSPNDDDNTEIIKSFKDFILEFRLDSHFLYRDQLRNNLLVKRYSLTVATEHLIGYNEDLYKKLSDEPSDVVPLFESAITQVAKRIAILSKSGSENSNSSNDELPDELETTRLFPTFQLILNSGATQTSLRQLDSEHVSKIVRLSGIIISASVLTSRATYLSLMCRNCRHTTSMRINNFNSISGNNVTLPHSCLSNSQTENSGNSSALVGSTDDEGRKNCGPDPYLIVHESSQFIDQQFLKLQEVPESVPVGEMPRNILMTCDRYLTNRVIPGTRVTIVGIYSIYQSKNRTAGGGGGGGVAIRNPYVKVLGIQTDVETSSIWNTMTMFSEEEEEEFLQLSRRPDLYELFANSIAPSIYGSNDIKKAIVCLLLGGSKKLLPDGMRLRGDVNILLLGDPGTAKSQLLKFVEKVSPISVYTSGKGSSAAGLTASVQRDPITRDFYLEGGAMVLADGGVVCIDEFDKMRDEDRVAIHEAMEQQTISIAKAGITTVLNSRTSVLAAANPIYGRYDDLKSPGENIDFQTTILSRFDMIFIVKDDHNEMRDISIANHVMNIHTGRSTQNDDELENAGLEFSIDKMKRYITYCRSKCAPRLSASAAEKLSSQFVNIRKQLLINELESTERSSIPITVRQLEAIIRITESLAKLELSPVAHEKHVDEAIRLFQASTMDAASQDPIGGLNTPNGIAEVRRIEQELKRRLPIGWSTSYQTLRREFVDTNRFSQMALDKALYSLERIETIQLRYHGQNIFRSGV; encoded by the coding sequence ATGTCATTTGATAGACCCGAAGTGTATAGTGCCCCCGTTTTACAAGGAGACTCGCCcaacgatgatgataataccGAAATCATTAAATcatttaaagattttataTTAGAGTTCCGTCTAGATTCACATTTTCTCTATAGAGATCAACTGAGAAATAATTTACTGGTTAAAAGATATTCGTTAACAGTTGCTACTGAACATTTGATTGGTTATAATGAAGATCTCTATAAAAAACTATCAGATGAACCATCGGATGTTGTGCCGTTATTTGAAAGTGCAATTACACAGGTTGCAAAGAGAATTGCAATTCTAAGTAAAAGTGGTTCAGAAAATAGTAATAGCagtaatgatgaattaccagatgaattagaaacGACACGTCTATTCCCAACTTTCCAATTAATACTTAACAGTGGAGCTACCCAAACTTCTCTAAGACAGTTAGATTCTGAACATGTTTCAAAGATTGTAAGGTTATCAGGTATTATAATATCAGCATCAGTTTTAACGTCAAGGGCCACGTATTTATCACTAATGTGTCGTAATTGCCGTCATACTACTTCGATGCGCATtaataattttaattcaattaGTGGCAATAATGTTACTTTACCTCATTCATGTCTTTCTAATTCTCAAACTGAAAATAGCGGTAATAGTAGTGCATTGGTTGGATCtacagatgatgaaggCAGAAAGAATTGTGGACCTGATCCATATCTAATCGTTCATGAATCATCACAATTTATTGATCAACAATTCCTCAAATTACAGGAAGTTCCAGAATCTGTACCTGTTGGTGAAATGCCTCGTAATATTTTAATGACTTGTGATCGATATTTGACTAATCGTGTAATACCAGGTACAAGAGTCACAATTGTGGGTATTTACTCCATCTACCAATCTAAAAACAGAACCGCTggcggtggtggtggtggtggtgtcGCCATTAGAAATCCTTACGTTAAAGTACTCGGTATTCAAACTGATGTGGAAACTTCGAGTATTTGGAATACAATGACGATGttttctgaagaagaagaagaagaatttttaCAATTGAGTAGAAGACCTGATCTTTATGAATTATTTGCCAATTCTATTGCACCTTCCATTTATGGATCAAACGATATTAAAAAGGCTATTGTATGTCTATTATTAGGTGGTTCTAAAAAATTATTACCTGATGGTATGAGACTTAGAGGTGATGTTAACATTCTTCTATTAGGTGATCCTGGTACTGCAAAATCTCAATTGTTAAAATTTGTAGAAAAAGTTTCGCCAATTTCAGTTTATACTTCGGGTAAAGGTTCTTCAGCCGCTGGTTTAACAGCAAGTGTTCAAAGAGATCCTATAACAAGAGATTTTTACCTTGAAGGTGGTGCGATGGTTCTTGCAGATGGTGGTGTTGTAtgtattgatgaatttgataaaatgaGAGATGAAGATCGTGTTGCAATTCATGAAGCTATGGAACAACAAACTATCTCTATTGCTAAAGCTGGTATTACTACGGTGTTAAATTCAAGAACAAGTGTTTTAGCAGCTGCAAATCCAATATATGGTAGATATGATGACTTAAAATCGCCTGGTGAAAATATCGATTTTCAAACTACAATTTTATCACGTTTTGATATGATTTTTATTGTTAAGGATGATCATAATGAAATGCGTGATATTTCAATTGCTAATCATGTTATGAATATTCATACCGGTAGATCTACTCAAAATGATGACGAATTAGAAAATGCAGGTTTAGAATTCAGTATTGATAAAATGAAAAGGTATATCACTTATTGTCGATCAAAATGTGCACCACGTCTTTCAGCTTCTGCCGCCGAGAAATTATCATCACAATTCGTTAATATCAGAAAGCAGCTTCTTATCAATGAGTTAGAATCCACTGAAAGGTCTTCTATTCCCATTACGGTTCGTCAATTAGAAGCTATTATCAGAATCACAGAATCATTAGCAAAATTAGAATTAAGTCCAGTGGCACATGAAAAGCATGTAGATGAAGCTATACGATTGTTTCAAGCATCTACTATGGATGCCGCTTCACAAGATCCTATTGGTGGATTGAATACTCCAAATGGTATTGCTGAAGTACGTCGtattgaacaagaattaaagagaCGTCTACCAATTGGTTGGTCAACATCGTATCAAACTCTGAGAAGAGAATTTGTTGATACAAATAGATTCTCTCAAATGGCCCTAGATAAGGCTTTGTATTCTTTAGAAAGGATAGAAACCATCCAGTTAAGATACCACGGtcaaaatattttcagGAGTGGTGTGTAG
- the PIG1 gene encoding protein phosphatase regulator PIG1 (weakly similar to uniprot|P28006 Saccharomyces cerevisiae YOR178C GAC1 Regulatory subunit for Glc7p (protein phosphatase I) for glycogen synthesis regulatory role also predicted for glucose repression and ion homeostasis potential Cdc28p substrate), which translates to MTEGSRTPSPPPSLESSVSPFSPPPPTRVAIRQLKSSLKLSRSDSSSIAASSTTSSSSKNVRFAAELTTVKKFDSAAEPISISTESSPQLKPIIPASDDEEGFDDERDELWFNNLTLLPSLLTNKRKIGNNSNKNKKDFLLSRFHLDYDSDSGIEDEDEDEDEYEYEEEDQKHYHHKHEILDKNRPHQFEVVDWQYLQSNVIPFRAADANPFIKKKDNGQLEPQLFDYLQGSNIRLHSLEQINNEFGKVLGLIYVNNLNFEKFIEIKLTFNNWKDIHYVTATYHRSITDKLDEFKFVIDLNVLKYSLQMRNLLYYNPALTTTLCPLDVNLCCRYDVNGETFYDNNNYENYQMKLVVTTQSKKDLDEERAAVATSEAAAANKRNELSTNRGNMFARDFLVTTTLSHSHRPFTSGAKPSEVRRFSEDTDYFNTSPLRHLYHNDTSLLRPAKMNEILLNSEYENDNDMEVPSPIETEGPLDISTNVDVPDARSVSDSTSSYSSVSSPSEDLNLMDNAGYYRYSSANSLSSLELNSDLPINHYTLTDIGMTLRNLADEDTFDDVQSIVTDTGGDVHFNSSSAPRNTSAETLITPGAIHRLVSSNSANSSSSNNNLIGNDSGEVVTQNKMASYPRCSTSVENIKPKDMDYQTFSNSYCFYNCPHN; encoded by the coding sequence ATGACTGAAGGTAGTAGGACTCCAAGTCCCCCACCAAGCCTGGAGAGCAGTGTTAGTCCATTTTCGCCACCACCTCCAACTCGGGTGGCCATTAGACAgttaaaatcatcattgaaattgaGTCGTTctgattcatcatcaattgcTGCATCTTCGACAACctcctcatcttcaaagaacGTTAGATTTGCTGCAGAGTTGACTACAGTTAAGAAATTCGATTCTGCAGCTGAACCGATTTCTATTTCAACAGAGAGTTCACCTCAGTTAAAACCTATAATTCCCGCGAgtgatgacgaagaaggttttgatgatgaacgTGATGAATTGTGGTTCAATAATCTTACCCTTTTACCCAGTTTATTAAcgaataaaagaaaaattggtaataatagtaataaaaacaaaaaggATTTTTTATTATCCCGATTCCATTTGGATTACGATTCTGATTCAGGTatagaagatgaagatgaagatgaagatgaatatgaatatgaagaagaagatcaaaaaCATTATCACCATaaacatgaaattttagataAAAATCGTCCCCATCAATTTGAAGTGGTAGATTGGCAATACTTACAATCGAACGTTATACCTTTTAGAGCCGCTGATGCAAATCCATTCATCAAAAAGAAGGATAATGGACAATTGGAGCCACAATTGTTTGATTATTTACAAGGTTCAAATATAAGACTGCATTCCCTGGAACAGATCAATAATGAATTCGGTAAGGTTTTAGGCCTAATCTATGTCAACAATCtaaattttgagaaatttattgaaattaaacTCACTTTTAACAATTGGAAGGATATTCATTACGTTACGGCAACTTACCACAGATCAATTACAGATAAattagatgaatttaaatttgtTATTGATCTTAACGTTTTAAAATATTCCCTGCAAATGAGAAATTTACTTTATTATAATCCTGCATTAACGACTACATTATGTCCACTGGATGTCAACCTTTGTTGTCGTTATGATGTTAATGGTGAAACCTTttatgataataataattacGAAAATTATcagatgaaattggttgTCACCACACAGAGtaaaaaagatttggatgaagaaagagcaGCCGTAGCAACTTCTGAAGCCGCAGCTGcaaataaaagaaatgaatTGAGTACAAATAGAGGAAACATGTTCGCTAGAGATTTCTTAGTGACTACTACTTTATCACATAGTCATAGACCTTTCACTTCTGGAGCTAAGCCTAGTGAAGTCAGAAGATTCAGCGAAGATACGGATTATTTTAATACGTCACCATTAAGGCATCTTTATCACAATGATACTTCATTACTTAGACCGGCAAAGatgaatgaaattttattaaaTTCCGAATACGAAAATGATAACGATATGGAAGTACCAAGTCCTATTGAGACCGAGGGTCCATTGGATATCAGTACCAATGTAGATGTACCCGATGCTCGTTCAGTATCTGACTCTACTTCCTCGTACTCTAGTGTATCTTCACCTTCTGAGGATTTGAATCTTATGGACAATGCAGGATATTATCGTTACTCTTCTGCAAATTCATTATCCTCATTAGAATTAAACTCGGATCTACCAATAAATCATTATACACTAACGGACATTGGAATGACTTTGAGGAACTTagctgatgaagatacttTTGACGACGTTCAAAGCATCGTTACTGATACCGGCGGAGATGTACATTTTAACAGCAGTTCGGCTCCGAGAAATACTTCTGCAGAGACGTTAATTACACCTGGAGCCATACATAGGTTGGTATCGTCAAATTCggcaaattcttcatcttctaataaTAATCTTATTGGTAATGACAGTGGTGAAGTAGTGACTCAGAATAAGATGGCGAGTTATCCAAGATGTTCAACCTCGGTAGAAAACATAAAACCTAAGGATATGGATTATCAAACATTTTCAA
- the DBP9 gene encoding ATP-dependent DNA/RNA helicase (highly similar to uniprot|Q06218 Saccharomyces cerevisiae YLR276C DBP9 ATP-dependent RNA helicase of the DEAD-box family involved in biogenesis of the 60S ribosomal subunit) has protein sequence MSSNKVEQASEAYIDDSTSFESLQLDPRLLQAVKRNGFLHPTLIQSHAIPLALQQKRDIIAKAATGSGKTLAYLIPVIQTILNYKESLQDENDQNQTLGIVLVPTKELANQVYSVLEKMTLYCSKDIRSLNVSSDISNSVLNTLLLEKPEIIVATPGKLVTLLETNTEAISLDELKFLVIDEVDLVLTFGYEEDLTKIAQYLPLKKNLQTFLMSATLNDDIQNLKQQFCRFPAILKFNDDEISRDQKKLAQYYVKTTEFDKFLLCYVIFKLALIRGKTLVFVNNIDRGYKLKLVLEQFGIKSSILNSELPINSRQHIVDQFNKNLFHILIATDDTDYIKEEEEELAHEEGRDDGNTESQNKSKHGSKKNREYGVSRGVDFKNVSCVLNFDLPTTAKSYVHRVGRTARAGKSGTAISFVVPRKEYGKHKPSMCTTAIKDEKILSRIIKQQSKLGLEMLPYSFDKKQVEGFRYRMEDGFRAVTQVAVREARIKELKQELLMSDKLKRHFEENPQELQSLRHDKELHPARVQQHLKRVPDYLLPEPLREGKSPQIGFVPFHKNGKKRAKKGKVQKRGKVDPLKSFK, from the coding sequence ATGAGCTCTAATAAAGTGGAACAGGCCTCTGAAGCTTACATCGATGATTCTACTTCATTTGAATCTCTTCAATTAGATCCTAGATTGCTCCAGGCAGTCAAACGTAATGGTTTCTTGCATCCAACGTTGATTCAATCGCATGCTATACCATTAGCACTTCAACAAAAAAGAGATATTATTGCTAAAGCTGCTACAGGTTCAGGTAAGACTTTGGCATATTTAATACCTGTGATTCAAACCATTTTGAACTACAAGGAATCATTGCAAGATGAGaatgatcaaaatcaaacTTTGGGGATAGTGCTTGTGCCTACCAAGGAATTAGCAAATCAGGTGTACAGTGTCTTAGAGAAAATGACCCTTTATTGCTCCAAAGATATTAGATCTTTAAATGTATCCTCCGATATATCGAACTCAGTGCTTAATACACTTTTGTTGGAGAAACCAGAAATTATCGTTGCTACCCCTGGTAAGCTTGTAACCCTTCTGGAGACTAATACTGAAGCTATTTCACTGGATGAGTTAAAATTTTTAGTGATTGATGAGGTTGATTTAGTGTTGACATTTGGATATGAAGAAGACTTGACAAAGATTGCTCAATATCTTCctctgaagaagaacttACAGACATTTTTAATGAGTGCTACTCTTAACGATGATATTCAAAACTTGAAACAACAATTTTGTCGATTCCCAGCCatcttgaaatttaatgatgatgaaatatCAAGAGATCAGAAAAAACTAGCACAATACTACGTTAAAACCACGGAATTCGATAAATTTCTGTTATGTTATGTTATATTCAAATTGGCGCTTATTAGAGGTAAAACTTTAGTATTTGTCAATAATATCGATAGAGGgtacaaattgaaattagttttggaacaatttgGTATTAAATCGAGTATCTTAAACAGTGAATTGCCAATAAATTCAAGACAACATATCGTGGATCAATTTAACAAAAAtcttttccacattttAATTGCAACAGATGACACTGATTATAttaaggaagaagaagaagaattagcGCATGAAGAAGGACGTGATGATGGAAACACagaatctcaaaataaATCCAAACATGGATCCAAAAAAAATAGGGAATATGGTGTATCTCGTGGTGtagatttcaaaaatgtttCCTGTGTcttaaattttgatttacCGACGACAGCTAAATCTTACGTGCATAGAGTTGGTAGAACAGCTCGTGCTGGTAAATCTGGTACTGCTATTTCATTTGTAGTTCCTCGTAAGGAATACGGTAAGCATAAACCATCTATGTGCACTACTGCCATTAAGGACGAAAAAATACTTTCACGTATTATTAAACAACAAAGTAAATTGGGATTAGAGATGTTACCATATTCTTTTGATAAAAAACAAGTAGAGGGATTCCGTTATAGAATGGAAGACGGATTCCGTGCTGTGACTCAAGTGGCGGTGCGTGAAgcaagaattaaagaattaaaacAAGAATTACTCATGagtgataaattgaaaagacattttgaagaaaatccacaagaattacaaagttTAAGAcatgataaagaattgcatCCCGCTCGTGTACAACagcatttgaaaagagttcCCGATTACCTTTTACCTGAACCATTAAGAGAAGGTAAATCACCTCAAATTGGGTTTGTTCCTTTCCATAAGAATGGTAAGAAGAGGGCAAAGAAGGGTAAAGTTCAAAAACGCGGTAAAGTTGAtcctttgaaaagtttcaaatGA